Proteins co-encoded in one Natronorubrum daqingense genomic window:
- a CDS encoding ABC transporter permease: protein MSDAALETFLEYAADPVIVTGFGQIAIAAVLTAIVLAVIYLRQLGFGREVVTTAVRGLVQVVAAGAIIGILLTMHLAWAGVVLVCMIVVAAWISYKRATALPGVFRTSVVAIGFGGGLTIVAMTAAGAIEMTMEDVIVIGSMVIANSMQTNSLALDRFTGEIAANRDEIEALLSVGASPDQAITEYVSTSVYAALIPTLDAIKSLGVVKIPGLMAGMIIAGANPIYAAQYQFVIMLMIFAAGGLTVVANTLLLSRRVFTDSKQLDQDIVDAIET, encoded by the coding sequence GTGAGCGACGCTGCGCTCGAGACGTTTCTCGAGTACGCGGCCGATCCGGTGATCGTTACGGGGTTCGGACAGATTGCCATCGCTGCGGTGCTGACAGCGATCGTCCTCGCCGTCATCTATCTCCGCCAGTTAGGGTTCGGCCGGGAAGTCGTCACGACCGCGGTTCGGGGGTTGGTACAGGTCGTGGCGGCCGGGGCGATCATCGGGATCCTGTTGACGATGCACCTCGCGTGGGCTGGCGTCGTTCTCGTGTGTATGATCGTCGTCGCAGCGTGGATCTCTTACAAGCGCGCCACTGCGCTGCCGGGCGTGTTTCGGACGTCCGTCGTCGCAATCGGATTCGGAGGTGGGCTCACGATCGTGGCGATGACGGCCGCGGGGGCCATCGAGATGACGATGGAGGACGTCATCGTCATCGGCAGTATGGTTATCGCGAACTCGATGCAGACGAATTCGCTCGCGCTAGATCGCTTCACCGGAGAGATTGCGGCCAACCGAGACGAGATCGAAGCGCTGCTGAGCGTCGGTGCCTCGCCGGATCAGGCGATCACCGAGTACGTCTCGACGAGCGTCTACGCGGCGTTGATTCCGACGTTAGATGCAATCAAGAGCCTCGGGGTCGTCAAAATACCGGGGTTGATGGCGGGGATGATCATCGCCGGCGCGAATCCGATCTACGCCGCACAGTACCAGTTCGTGATCATGCTGATGATCTTCGCCGCCGGCGGCTTAACCGTCGTCGCAAACACGCTACTCCTCAGTCGGCGCGTCTTCACCGATTCGAAACAGTTGGATCAGGATATCGTCGACGCGATCGAGACGTGA
- a CDS encoding ABC transporter ATP-binding protein — protein sequence MTTILETNALTRVVGGEPIVDEVSIRIDEGAVLAIVGPSGAGKSSFLRLLNRLDEPTAGTVTLSGRDYREIDPQTLRKRIGLIPQDSALQSGTVRENIAISDRIRGEPVDDRRVSELLEQMRLTGYEDRPITDLSGGERQRVSIARTLYVEPDVLLLDEPTAHLDAATEATIEQLLADRIADDDLTCVLVTHDTAQAKRLGDRVVEFADGTVVAEGEPDEVLS from the coding sequence GTGACGACCATACTCGAGACGAACGCCCTCACACGGGTTGTCGGGGGCGAGCCTATCGTTGACGAAGTGTCGATTCGAATCGACGAAGGAGCAGTCCTCGCCATCGTCGGCCCGTCGGGTGCGGGCAAATCGTCGTTTCTCAGGCTGTTGAATCGACTCGACGAACCGACGGCCGGAACGGTGACGCTCTCCGGTCGTGACTACCGGGAAATCGATCCGCAGACGTTGCGCAAACGTATCGGGCTGATTCCGCAAGATTCAGCGCTCCAGTCCGGAACCGTCCGGGAAAATATCGCTATCAGCGATCGCATACGGGGTGAGCCGGTCGACGACCGGCGGGTGAGCGAGCTACTCGAGCAGATGCGACTCACCGGCTACGAGGATCGACCGATTACCGACCTCTCCGGCGGGGAACGTCAGCGAGTGAGCATCGCTCGCACGCTCTACGTCGAACCCGACGTGTTGTTGCTCGACGAGCCGACGGCCCACCTCGACGCGGCGACGGAGGCGACCATCGAACAGCTCCTCGCCGATCGGATTGCCGACGACGACCTGACGTGCGTGCTCGTCACCCACGATACGGCCCAAGCCAAACGCCTCGGCGATCGCGTCGTCGAATTCGCGGACGGGACCGTCGTCGCCGAGGGAGAACCCGACGAGGTGCTTTCGTGA
- a CDS encoding DUF2267 domain-containing protein: MERHDFYGSVQHEASLASQTDAEVATQAVLSALGERLDETRSQRLDGMLPREIGDHLTDGASDRRFDYAEFCSRIDERSEHADIDDPEPVARAVVGTLLEHVDDDESEALRERLAELEFEDAIPESGPGAKRSN; encoded by the coding sequence ATGGAACGTCACGACTTCTACGGCTCCGTCCAACACGAGGCGAGCCTCGCGAGTCAAACTGACGCGGAAGTTGCGACGCAAGCCGTCCTCTCCGCGCTCGGCGAACGACTGGACGAGACTCGCTCACAGCGCCTCGACGGCATGCTCCCCAGAGAGATCGGTGACCACCTCACCGACGGGGCCTCTGACCGTCGCTTCGACTACGCGGAGTTCTGCTCGAGAATCGACGAGCGAAGCGAACACGCCGATATCGACGACCCGGAACCGGTCGCACGGGCCGTGGTCGGCACGCTCCTCGAGCACGTCGACGACGACGAGAGCGAAGCCCTGCGCGAGCGACTCGCGGAACTCGAGTTCGAGGACGCGATACCGGAGTCCGGACCGGGTGCGAAGCGTTCAAACTGA
- a CDS encoding DUF2267 domain-containing protein, translating to MEQAAIVETVSDRTEADEDGAMDATSAVLQTLGERLSEDQSRDLAAELPADLSEHLTTGESGQRFSEEEFVSRVDQRMETHDVTGERAATAVMASLLEEVDGRERDAVVDQFEHYGFETLLGETDADIDVSERSPRER from the coding sequence ATGGAACAGGCAGCCATCGTCGAGACGGTCAGCGACCGCACCGAGGCGGACGAAGACGGCGCGATGGACGCGACGAGCGCCGTCCTCCAGACGCTCGGCGAGCGTCTGAGCGAGGATCAGAGCCGGGATCTGGCGGCCGAACTGCCCGCCGACCTCAGCGAGCACCTCACGACGGGCGAGAGCGGCCAGCGATTCTCCGAGGAGGAGTTCGTCTCGAGAGTCGATCAGCGCATGGAAACCCACGACGTCACCGGCGAGCGCGCCGCGACTGCCGTCATGGCGTCGCTGCTCGAGGAGGTCGACGGGCGAGAACGCGACGCCGTCGTCGACCAGTTCGAACACTACGGCTTCGAGACGCTGCTCGGCGAGACTGACGCCGATATCGACGTGAGCGAGCGCTCGCCTCGAGAGCGGTAG
- a CDS encoding DUF7553 family protein — MTEQLQQARDDLEEAAKSADDDDIREDIRETSEAFSDYVMSDSAPDHALLDERLNTLRLAREEADGNTKAKLESAIETTEDYRETLEQH, encoded by the coding sequence ATGACCGAGCAACTGCAGCAGGCCCGTGACGACTTGGAGGAGGCGGCGAAGTCGGCGGACGACGACGACATTCGTGAGGACATCCGCGAGACGTCCGAGGCGTTCTCCGACTACGTGATGAGCGACAGCGCGCCGGATCACGCCCTCCTCGACGAACGGCTCAACACGCTCCGATTGGCTCGCGAGGAGGCCGACGGCAATACGAAGGCAAAACTCGAGTCGGCCATCGAGACGACCGAAGACTATCGCGAGACGCTCGAGCAACACTGA